DNA from Paraphotobacterium marinum:
CACTGTAAGCAACAGAATTATGATAATTTATACATTGATTTTCTAACCAATGTTTTAGCCTTATGACTTTTCCTTCTTTATAACTTGGTGTTCCTAATATTTTTCCAGTAAATTTATGATTAATAGTTTCAACTTGTATTCCAATGGATTCAGAAATATCCAAATATTCCGCAATCTTTTTTACAATATGCTCTCCTGTAGCCGATATGATCATAATTTTGTGGCCATTCTCTTTGTGTTTTTTGATGCAATCAATTGCATCAGGATAAAAAATTTTAATAATTTTCGTCGATATGAATTCATTTAAGAGTGCATCAACTTTTTTTGTGTCTAGGGAAATTAATGGGTGTAAGGTTTTTTCCATATATTTATAAATATTTAATTCACCCCTGTAGTAGTCTTCCATCAAAGATTGTTCAACATCTTGAAGTGACTTTGGAGCAATTTCTTTTTCTATTAGGAATTCATTCCAAAGTGATGATGAGTCACCACAGATCAAAGTTTCATCCAAATCAAATATAGCTAAGGTATTATTTTCCATAAAAAAACTCAAAAATTTTATTTTAAAAAAAAA
Protein-coding regions in this window:
- a CDS encoding HAD family hydrolase, giving the protein MENNTLAIFDLDETLICGDSSSLWNEFLIEKEIAPKSLQDVEQSLMEDYYRGELNIYKYMEKTLHPLISLDTKKVDALLNEFISTKIIKIFYPDAIDCIKKHKENGHKIMIISATGEHIVKKIAEYLDISESIGIQVETINHKFTGKILGTPSYKEGKVIRLKHWLENQCINYHNSVAYSDSANDIPLLNFAKHAVAVNPNQQLLKYSKSKNWLVKTWKL